One window from the genome of Acinetobacter sp. ANC 7912 encodes:
- a CDS encoding RDD family protein: protein MQIYLARNNQQAGPYTLEQLNQMLANQQVLLTDLAWHQGMTEWKALGELTQGKFVYEPAGYVPPTPVPEQNISQQPTAQSQAYAQPAAKADTSELASIPARFLAKIIDVLLWIPSTFILTAFFNPKEQERFAALNEQIMTEAMSGNPNQNLVMEIQSQMFAMFSATAWTAAGLYLLIMLVIQGFLIAKSGQSIGKKLTKIKIVDAETGEKASLIRAFTLRSIVFILPTVYFFPLFTVIDGIFGLGKKRQTLHDKLAKTKVIKQ from the coding sequence ATGCAGATTTACCTGGCACGAAACAATCAACAAGCAGGTCCATACACCCTTGAACAGCTGAATCAGATGCTGGCGAACCAGCAGGTTTTATTGACTGATTTGGCATGGCATCAGGGCATGACGGAATGGAAAGCTTTGGGTGAGCTCACGCAAGGTAAATTCGTGTATGAGCCTGCAGGCTATGTTCCACCTACACCAGTACCTGAACAGAATATCTCTCAACAGCCAACAGCACAGTCGCAAGCCTATGCTCAACCTGCTGCAAAAGCAGATACTTCTGAACTGGCAAGTATCCCTGCTCGTTTCCTGGCAAAAATTATTGATGTACTGCTGTGGATTCCATCGACTTTCATTCTGACCGCTTTCTTCAACCCTAAAGAACAGGAACGTTTTGCTGCCCTGAATGAGCAGATCATGACTGAAGCCATGAGTGGCAACCCGAACCAGAATCTGGTCATGGAAATACAGTCGCAAATGTTTGCCATGTTTTCTGCAACCGCTTGGACAGCCGCAGGTTTATACCTGCTGATCATGCTGGTGATTCAAGGTTTCTTGATTGCCAAATCTGGTCAAAGTATTGGCAAAAAACTGACTAAAATTAAGATCGTAGATGCAGAAACTGGCGAAAAAGCAAGCTTAATACGTGCCTTCACCTTACGTAGCATCGTGTTCATTTTACCCACAGTTTATTTCTTTCCGTTATTCACTGTTATCGATGGAATCTTTGGATTGGGCAAAAAACGTCAAACTTTGCACGATAAACTGGCAAAAACCAAAGTCATCAAGCAATAA
- the cyoA gene encoding ubiquinol oxidase subunit II has product MRQTILAVLSLSAMSALLTGCGGDLVLLNSKGPVAEGQSNLMVTAIYLMLLVVIPSALMALWFGWKYRASNKDADYKPTWAHSTAIEIVVWGIPVIIIGILAYLTWWGSHKYDPYRPLESDKAPLTVQVIAEQFKWIFIYPEQNIATVNEIRFPEKTPVSLRLTSNFTMNSFFIPALSGQIYAMAGMQTHLNLMADETSPAEGYRGFSSNYSGYGFSQMRFRAHSVTDAQFAEWISAVQAGNGTSINPEAIQKTVLDQAEFKSLRDGNRGKHQIEALIAKAKTPEEKAAAEATKPYPTKPHPVTYYSSVEKGLFESVINHYMSNYHGADHSAAAEHGVAHEEAAASEAHVAGSHATASQGE; this is encoded by the coding sequence ATGAGACAAACAATTTTAGCTGTATTGTCTTTATCTGCGATGTCCGCACTCCTAACCGGGTGTGGTGGTGATTTAGTACTTCTGAACTCTAAAGGTCCAGTTGCTGAAGGCCAAAGTAACCTGATGGTAACTGCGATTTACTTAATGCTATTGGTGGTGATTCCATCAGCGCTGATGGCATTATGGTTCGGTTGGAAATATCGTGCATCGAATAAAGACGCAGACTATAAACCTACATGGGCACACTCTACTGCGATTGAAATCGTGGTTTGGGGTATTCCTGTCATTATTATTGGTATTCTTGCGTACTTAACATGGTGGGGTTCCCACAAGTATGATCCTTACCGTCCGCTTGAATCTGATAAAGCACCTTTGACAGTTCAGGTTATTGCTGAACAGTTCAAATGGATCTTTATCTATCCTGAGCAGAATATTGCTACGGTCAACGAAATCCGCTTCCCAGAGAAAACTCCGGTTAGCCTTCGTCTCACCTCTAACTTTACGATGAACTCTTTCTTCATCCCAGCGTTAAGTGGTCAGATCTATGCAATGGCAGGTATGCAAACTCACCTGAACCTGATGGCAGATGAAACAAGCCCGGCTGAAGGTTACCGTGGTTTCTCTTCTAACTATTCTGGTTATGGCTTCTCACAAATGCGCTTCCGCGCTCACTCTGTGACTGATGCTCAGTTTGCTGAATGGATTTCTGCTGTTCAAGCAGGTAATGGTACTTCTATTAATCCTGAAGCAATCCAGAAAACTGTTTTAGACCAGGCTGAATTCAAATCACTTCGTGATGGCAACCGTGGTAAACATCAGATCGAAGCACTGATCGCGAAAGCAAAAACTCCTGAAGAGAAGGCTGCTGCTGAAGCTACGAAGCCTTACCCAACTAAGCCACACCCAGTGACTTATTACTCTTCTGTAGAGAAAGGCTTGTTTGAATCTGTGATCAATCACTACATGAGCAACTACCACGGTGCTGACCACTCAGCTGCTGCTGAGCACGGTGTTGCACACGAGGAAGCTGCTGCTTCTGAAGCACATGTAGCTGGTTCACATGCGACTGCTTCTCAAGGGGAATAA
- the cyoB gene encoding cytochrome o ubiquinol oxidase subunit I translates to MNLLGKLGPDAIPYDPIVLVTVAMMILGGLALVAGITYFKKWGYLWNEWFTSVDHKKIGIMYIIVSIVMLVRGFADAIMMRLQQFLAKGGGEGYLHPEHYDQIFTAHGVIMIFFVAMGLVVGLMNISVPLQIGARDVAFPLLNSLSFWLFAGAAGLMMVSLALGEFAATGWMAYPPLSGIEYSPGVGVDYYIWALQVSGLGTLLTGVNFFVTIIKMRAPGMKLMDMPIFTWTSLVTVVLIVATFPVLTATIAMLSLDRYFGFHFFTNDLGGSPMLYVNLIWTWGHPEVYILVLPAFGIYSEVTAVFARKALFGYKSMVYATVAIGVLSLVVWVHHFFTMGAGANVNAFFGIMTMIIAIPTGVKIFSWLFTMYKGRITYTTPMLWTLGFLVTFGIGGLTGVLMAVPPADFLVHNSLFLIAHFHNVIIGGVVFAMFAGIIYYWPKMFGWKLNETWGKAAFWFWFFGFYFAFMPLYILGFMGMTRRLNTFDNPDWDPYVNIAMFGAVLVALGIACFIMQIVVGFLQREKNMDLTGDIWDGRTLEWSTSSPAPFYNFAYLPKVNGIDTFWTDKENGIAYAKPTKYEDIHMPTNRAAGFVIAMFITVMGFALIWHIWWLVAVTFVGAIISFIKSSFTKKVDYYVPAAEVERIENERYAILEKHLKKD, encoded by the coding sequence ATGAACTTATTAGGTAAGTTAGGTCCAGATGCAATCCCATACGATCCGATCGTATTGGTGACAGTTGCTATGATGATCTTGGGTGGTCTTGCACTTGTTGCGGGTATCACCTATTTCAAAAAATGGGGCTACTTGTGGAACGAATGGTTCACATCTGTAGACCATAAAAAAATCGGTATCATGTATATCATCGTGTCGATTGTCATGCTGGTGCGTGGTTTCGCCGATGCGATCATGATGCGTCTTCAACAGTTCCTTGCAAAAGGTGGTGGTGAAGGTTACCTACACCCTGAACACTATGACCAGATCTTTACTGCGCACGGCGTGATCATGATCTTCTTCGTGGCGATGGGTCTTGTTGTAGGTCTGATGAACATCTCTGTACCGCTACAAATCGGTGCACGTGACGTTGCATTCCCATTATTGAACTCTCTGAGCTTCTGGCTGTTCGCTGGTGCTGCGGGTCTGATGATGGTTTCCCTGGCGCTTGGTGAGTTCGCTGCAACAGGTTGGATGGCATACCCTCCTCTGTCTGGTATCGAATATTCTCCTGGTGTTGGTGTTGACTACTATATCTGGGCACTTCAGGTTTCTGGTCTGGGTACGCTTCTTACTGGTGTTAACTTCTTCGTTACCATCATCAAAATGCGTGCGCCTGGCATGAAACTGATGGATATGCCGATTTTCACTTGGACTTCTTTAGTTACTGTAGTGTTAATCGTAGCAACATTCCCAGTGTTGACTGCAACTATTGCAATGCTGTCACTTGACCGTTACTTCGGTTTCCACTTCTTCACAAATGACTTGGGTGGTAGCCCAATGTTGTACGTGAACTTGATTTGGACATGGGGTCACCCAGAAGTTTACATCCTGGTACTACCTGCATTTGGTATTTACTCAGAAGTGACTGCCGTATTTGCTCGTAAAGCGCTGTTCGGCTACAAATCTATGGTGTACGCAACTGTAGCAATTGGTGTTCTATCACTGGTTGTTTGGGTTCACCACTTCTTTACAATGGGTGCTGGTGCCAACGTTAACGCGTTCTTCGGTATCATGACCATGATTATTGCGATCCCTACTGGTGTGAAAATCTTCTCTTGGTTGTTCACCATGTACAAGGGCCGCATCACTTACACTACCCCAATGCTGTGGACACTTGGTTTCCTTGTGACTTTCGGTATCGGTGGTTTAACTGGTGTATTAATGGCAGTTCCACCAGCGGACTTCCTGGTACACAACTCTTTATTCCTGATCGCTCACTTCCATAACGTAATTATTGGTGGTGTAGTATTCGCGATGTTCGCAGGTATCATTTACTACTGGCCAAAAATGTTTGGCTGGAAGCTGAATGAAACTTGGGGTAAAGCAGCGTTCTGGTTCTGGTTCTTCGGTTTCTACTTTGCATTCATGCCACTGTATATCCTTGGTTTCATGGGTATGACTCGTCGTCTGAATACATTTGATAACCCAGATTGGGACCCGTATGTAAACATCGCAATGTTTGGTGCAGTGCTTGTTGCACTGGGTATTGCCTGCTTCATCATGCAAATCGTGGTTGGTTTCTTACAACGCGAGAAAAACATGGACCTTACAGGCGATATCTGGGATGGCCGTACGCTTGAATGGTCTACCTCTTCTCCAGCTCCGTTCTATAACTTTGCATACCTTCCAAAAGTAAACGGTATCGATACTTTCTGGACTGACAAAGAGAACGGTATTGCATACGCGAAACCGACTAAGTACGAAGACATTCACATGCCTACTAACCGTGCTGCTGGTTTCGTTATCGCTATGTTTATCACAGTGATGGGCTTCGCGTTAATCTGGCACATCTGGTGGTTAGTAGCGGTTACTTTCGTTGGTGCAATCATCAGCTTCATCAAATCTTCATTTACGAAGAAAGTGGACTACTATGTTCCAGCTGCTGAAGTTGAACGCATTGAAAACGAACGCTATGCGATCCTTGAAAAACACTTGAAGAAGGACTAA
- the cyoC gene encoding cytochrome o ubiquinol oxidase subunit III, translating into MAEVLHHDNHGHDEHHHHDDTDITVFGFWTYLMSDLILFGTLFIAFAVLSSHVPVGTPSAKELFGESLGFVLTETFALLISSVTFGFAVLAAHKKNVGQVITWLAITWVFGAAFIGMELYEFNHLVHAGHGPSTSAFLSAFFTLVGTHGIHVTSGLVWMIVLMIQIKKYGLTLPNTRRLACLSLFWHFLDIVWICVFSVVYLMGVI; encoded by the coding sequence ATGGCTGAAGTACTTCATCACGACAACCACGGACACGATGAGCATCATCATCACGATGATACTGACATCACTGTCTTTGGTTTCTGGACTTACTTGATGAGTGACCTTATCCTTTTCGGTACACTCTTCATTGCATTCGCTGTTTTAAGCAGCCACGTTCCAGTGGGCACTCCAAGCGCGAAAGAGCTGTTTGGTGAATCATTAGGCTTCGTTTTAACTGAAACGTTTGCCCTGCTGATCTCTTCTGTAACATTTGGTTTTGCTGTACTTGCTGCACACAAGAAGAACGTTGGCCAGGTTATTACCTGGTTGGCGATCACTTGGGTATTCGGTGCTGCCTTCATCGGCATGGAACTTTATGAGTTCAATCATTTAGTTCACGCTGGTCACGGTCCTAGCACTTCTGCGTTCCTTTCAGCGTTCTTTACACTGGTTGGTACGCACGGTATCCACGTGACTTCAGGTTTGGTATGGATGATCGTGTTGATGATTCAAATCAAGAAATATGGTTTGACTCTTCCAAACACTCGTCGTCTTGCGTGCCTAAGCTTGTTCTGGCACTTCCTTGACATCGTATGGATCTGCGTATTCAGCGTTGTTTACTTGATGGGAGTTATCTAA
- a CDS encoding cytochrome o ubiquinol oxidase subunit IV, whose protein sequence is MSHDHNASGAAHGNTKQYTIGFILSIILTIIPFGMVMAGGFSRGLLVAVIAITAVAQVLVQLVYFLHMNSSSEQRWNVIAFVYTVLTIAILLVGSVWIMNYLHYNMMI, encoded by the coding sequence ATGAGTCACGATCATAACGCTTCTGGTGCAGCTCACGGCAACACTAAGCAATATACTATCGGTTTTATCCTGTCTATCATCCTGACCATTATTCCTTTTGGTATGGTGATGGCTGGTGGTTTTAGCCGTGGTCTATTGGTTGCTGTGATCGCGATTACTGCAGTTGCTCAGGTTCTTGTGCAGTTAGTTTACTTCCTGCACATGAACTCTTCTTCAGAGCAACGCTGGAACGTCATCGCATTCGTGTATACCGTACTAACCATCGCTATTCTGTTAGTGGGTTCTGTATGGATCATGAATTACCTGCACTACAACATGATGATCTAA
- the cyoE gene encoding heme o synthase produces MLKKYLFLTKPGILFGNFVTTLGGYFVAAQGSVDFLLLLITLFGTTFVVASGCVVNNVIDQDIDQKMQRTQNRALVKKTISEPVALVFALVLGLIGFSVLWFWVNAYAFLFAVIGFVVYVGFYSLWTKRTTIHQTLVGSISGAAPPVIGYTAVANQFDLGALIIFIGYAFWQMPHSWGIAIYRFEDYKNAGIPILPVARSIHRTKIESLIYVILFGLVMNGLFIFGYANWLYLVVLNALTLYWIYLSIQGFKAEDDQLWAKQYFMYSVKLITVISILFCFTSTAPHTPVSIF; encoded by the coding sequence ATGCTGAAAAAGTATTTATTCCTGACTAAGCCAGGAATTCTCTTTGGTAACTTCGTTACCACTTTGGGTGGCTACTTTGTAGCTGCCCAAGGTTCTGTAGATTTCCTTCTTCTGCTCATTACCCTTTTTGGTACTACCTTCGTTGTAGCCTCTGGATGTGTGGTCAACAATGTGATTGATCAGGACATCGACCAAAAAATGCAGCGCACGCAAAACCGTGCACTGGTCAAAAAAACCATCTCTGAACCTGTCGCGCTTGTCTTTGCTTTGGTATTAGGCCTGATCGGTTTTAGTGTTCTCTGGTTTTGGGTAAATGCGTACGCTTTCCTATTCGCAGTTATTGGTTTTGTCGTATACGTTGGTTTCTACAGCTTATGGACAAAACGAACAACTATTCACCAGACATTGGTAGGCAGTATTTCTGGCGCAGCACCGCCTGTGATTGGTTATACCGCAGTTGCAAACCAGTTTGACCTCGGCGCCCTGATCATTTTTATCGGGTACGCTTTCTGGCAAATGCCTCACTCTTGGGGAATTGCAATCTACCGTTTTGAAGATTACAAAAATGCAGGCATTCCAATTCTGCCTGTAGCACGTTCAATTCACCGCACCAAGATTGAATCACTGATCTATGTGATCCTGTTTGGCCTTGTCATGAATGGCCTGTTTATATTTGGCTATGCCAACTGGCTGTATCTGGTGGTATTGAATGCACTGACCCTATACTGGATTTATTTAAGTATTCAGGGCTTTAAAGCTGAAGATGATCAACTCTGGGCAAAACAGTACTTTATGTACTCCGTCAAATTGATCACCGTGATCAGCATATTGTTCTGCTTTACTTCGACAGCGCCGCATACGCCTGTCAGCATTTTCTAA
- the rpsF gene encoding 30S ribosomal protein S6, which produces MRHYEIVLLVHPDQSDQVVGMVERYLTHIKEANGQIHRLEDWGRRQLAYPINKIHKAHYILMNVECGQTTLDELEELFRYNDAIIRSLIIRRENAITEESLLAKSAEEKRARKAQREEAQQAQDSAEA; this is translated from the coding sequence ATGCGTCACTACGAAATCGTACTATTGGTACATCCAGACCAAAGCGATCAAGTTGTGGGTATGGTAGAACGTTACCTGACTCACATCAAAGAAGCTAATGGTCAAATCCACCGTCTTGAAGACTGGGGTCGTCGTCAATTGGCTTACCCAATCAACAAGATCCACAAAGCTCACTACATCCTGATGAATGTTGAGTGTGGTCAAACTACTCTTGATGAGCTAGAAGAATTATTCCGTTATAACGACGCAATCATTCGTAGTCTTATCATCCGTCGTGAAAACGCTATCACTGAAGAGTCACTACTGGCTAAGAGTGCTGAAGAAAAACGTGCGCGTAAAGCTCAACGTGAAGAAGCACAACAAGCTCAAGACTCTGCTGAAGCATAA
- the rpsR gene encoding 30S ribosomal protein S18 has product MARFYRRRKFCRFTAENVTYIDYKDIDTLKQYITENGKIVPSRITGTKARYQRQLALAIKQARYLALIPYTDNHK; this is encoded by the coding sequence ATGGCACGTTTTTACCGTCGTCGCAAGTTCTGCCGCTTTACAGCTGAGAACGTTACGTACATCGACTACAAAGATATCGACACTTTAAAACAGTACATCACTGAAAACGGCAAGATCGTTCCTAGCCGTATTACAGGTACTAAAGCTCGTTACCAACGTCAATTGGCTCTTGCTATCAAACAAGCTCGCTACTTGGCATTGATCCCTTACACTGACAATCACAAGTGA
- the rplI gene encoding 50S ribosomal protein L9: protein MDIILLQRIKNLGKLGDKVSVKAGYGRNYLIPQGKAVAATEANTAAFEARRAELEKQEAEVLAAAQARADQLNEVNIVITAKAGDEGKLFGSIGTRDIADALTNAGLTVDRSEVRLPNGALRNTGEFNIAIQLHHDVVAEVLVTIVAE, encoded by the coding sequence GTGGATATTATCTTACTACAACGCATTAAAAACCTAGGTAAACTGGGTGATAAAGTATCTGTAAAAGCTGGTTACGGCCGTAACTACCTGATCCCTCAAGGTAAGGCAGTTGCTGCAACTGAAGCTAATACTGCTGCTTTCGAAGCTCGTCGTGCTGAACTTGAGAAACAAGAAGCTGAAGTATTGGCTGCTGCTCAAGCACGTGCTGACCAATTGAACGAAGTGAACATCGTAATCACTGCGAAAGCTGGTGATGAAGGTAAACTGTTCGGTTCTATCGGTACTCGTGACATCGCTGACGCGTTGACAAATGCTGGTCTGACTGTAGACCGTTCAGAAGTTCGCCTGCCTAACGGCGCACTTCGCAACACTGGTGAATTCAACATCGCAATCCAATTGCACCATGATGTTGTTGCAGAAGTTCTGGTTACTATCGTAGCTGAGTAA
- the dnaB gene encoding replicative DNA helicase — protein MSQANASTKQSNAKPELVAEPTQLKEFRTPPHNLAIEQAVLAALMTVAESFEQVGDVLTESDFYATRHKYIFRAIEQLSKENSPYDAVLVHDWLIKQNLLDAAGGEEYLMQLMADSPSSFYNIETYANKIKEFSTLRNMIKVSTEILQQAYDTKGRPVSEILDLAETNIFQLAEQHNNNKKNAGPKAINTVVADVFDKLNELSQLEGSITGLTTGFVELDNKTSGMQPGDLIIVAARPSMGKTTFAMNLVESVLFNNNLPALVYSMEMPADSIAMRLISSFGRVHQGHLRSGKMDSDEWSKVTSTIVHLQEKNLYIDDSSALPPTEVRARARRIAKMHGGKLGCIMVDYLQLMKVPGMGDNRVGEISEISRSLKALAKEMNCPVIALSQLNRSLENRPNKRPVMSDLRESGAIEQDADLIMFIYRDEVYNKESKEAGTAEIIIGKQRNGPIGTVRLAFEGQYTRFSNLSPEFYAQYDDEE, from the coding sequence ATGTCACAGGCGAATGCCAGCACAAAGCAATCCAACGCTAAACCAGAACTTGTTGCTGAACCTACCCAGCTCAAGGAATTCCGTACCCCTCCTCACAATTTAGCGATTGAACAAGCCGTACTTGCTGCCTTAATGACGGTTGCCGAATCCTTTGAACAGGTAGGTGACGTACTGACTGAAAGTGATTTTTATGCAACCCGTCATAAATATATCTTCCGTGCGATTGAACAGCTGTCTAAAGAAAATTCACCCTATGATGCAGTACTGGTACATGACTGGCTGATCAAACAGAACCTGCTGGATGCAGCAGGTGGTGAAGAATACCTGATGCAGCTGATGGCAGACTCGCCTTCAAGTTTCTATAACATTGAAACCTATGCCAACAAGATCAAGGAATTCTCTACCCTGCGCAACATGATCAAGGTCAGCACTGAGATCCTGCAACAGGCCTATGACACCAAAGGCCGTCCGGTCTCAGAAATTCTGGACCTGGCTGAAACCAATATTTTCCAGCTGGCCGAACAGCACAATAACAACAAGAAAAATGCCGGCCCGAAAGCGATTAATACCGTTGTGGCAGACGTGTTTGATAAGTTGAATGAACTGTCACAACTGGAAGGTTCAATTACCGGTTTAACAACAGGGTTCGTAGAACTGGATAATAAGACTTCCGGCATGCAACCTGGCGATCTGATCATTGTTGCAGCACGCCCCTCTATGGGTAAAACCACTTTCGCCATGAACCTGGTCGAAAGTGTGCTATTTAATAACAATCTGCCTGCACTGGTTTACTCGATGGAAATGCCAGCAGATTCGATCGCGATGCGTCTGATCTCTTCTTTCGGTCGCGTGCATCAGGGGCATTTACGTTCCGGTAAAATGGACAGCGATGAATGGTCTAAAGTGACCAGTACTATCGTGCATTTGCAGGAAAAGAACCTGTATATCGATGACTCCTCTGCACTACCACCTACCGAGGTACGTGCCCGTGCACGCCGTATTGCCAAAATGCACGGCGGCAAGCTCGGCTGTATCATGGTCGATTACCTGCAATTAATGAAAGTGCCAGGTATGGGCGATAACCGTGTGGGTGAGATTTCGGAAATTTCCCGAAGCTTAAAAGCCTTAGCCAAAGAAATGAACTGCCCTGTGATTGCCCTGTCACAGTTGAACCGATCTCTGGAAAACCGTCCAAACAAACGCCCAGTGATGTCCGACCTTCGTGAATCCGGCGCGATCGAGCAGGATGCCGATTTAATCATGTTTATTTACCGTGACGAGGTTTATAACAAGGAATCCAAGGAAGCTGGTACCGCGGAAATCATTATTGGTAAACAGCGTAACGGCCCAATTGGTACGGTACGTCTGGCCTTTGAAGGTCAATATACGCGCTTTAGCAACCTGTCACCTGAGTTCTATGCGCAGTATGATGATGAAGAATAA
- the alr gene encoding alanine racemase, producing the protein MRQATVYIDSEALQYNLNRVKQLAPTAKIVSMVKANAYGHGVKDCLAALKDSDAFGVACLEEALEIREQGYQQPITLIEGVFSADEMQVVIDQNVEVIVHHQPQLDWLLANKEAYIAKGLKVWVKLNSGMNRLGFKIDVIKDVINQLKAEGFTCVLAMHFANADAEHPLNAQQIQQFLEVKNDCAPLMGSCCNSAAIYKYPELHFDYVRPGIMLYGATPFADKTVHDLDIKPVMTFTAEVIALNNIKAGEHVGYGSTFTADQDMSLAIVSIGYGDGYPRAFPKQNYVAVNGQQTRVIGRVAMDMIAIDATGLNLELGTVVELWGKNRLVDDVAEANGTIGYELLCRMSGRPVRKLV; encoded by the coding sequence GTGCGCCAAGCTACAGTTTATATTGACAGTGAAGCACTGCAATATAATTTAAACCGTGTCAAACAACTTGCCCCAACCGCTAAAATCGTCAGCATGGTCAAGGCCAATGCCTACGGACATGGAGTTAAAGACTGCTTAGCAGCCTTAAAAGACAGTGATGCCTTTGGGGTCGCCTGTCTGGAAGAAGCCCTGGAAATTCGTGAACAGGGTTACCAGCAACCGATTACTTTGATTGAAGGCGTATTCTCTGCTGATGAAATGCAGGTGGTGATTGACCAGAATGTTGAAGTGATCGTACATCACCAGCCACAATTAGACTGGTTACTGGCCAATAAAGAAGCTTATATCGCTAAAGGCTTAAAAGTCTGGGTGAAACTCAACAGTGGTATGAACCGTCTTGGTTTTAAAATTGATGTGATTAAAGATGTGATCAATCAACTGAAAGCTGAAGGCTTTACCTGCGTATTAGCCATGCACTTTGCCAATGCCGATGCAGAACATCCATTAAATGCACAACAAATCCAGCAGTTCCTGGAAGTGAAGAATGACTGTGCACCATTGATGGGGTCTTGCTGTAACTCGGCAGCAATCTATAAATACCCTGAACTGCATTTTGACTATGTCCGTCCGGGAATCATGCTGTACGGTGCAACCCCATTTGCTGATAAAACTGTGCATGACTTAGACATCAAACCAGTGATGACCTTTACCGCCGAAGTAATTGCGCTGAATAACATTAAAGCCGGTGAACATGTCGGTTATGGCTCAACTTTCACGGCAGACCAGGATATGTCCCTAGCAATTGTTTCGATTGGCTATGGTGACGGCTATCCACGTGCTTTCCCGAAACAGAACTATGTCGCAGTCAATGGTCAGCAGACCCGTGTGATTGGTCGTGTCGCGATGGATATGATCGCGATTGATGCAACTGGTTTAAATCTGGAACTTGGTACTGTAGTCGAACTATGGGGTAAAAATCGTTTGGTCGATGACGTGGCTGAAGCTAATGGCACCATCGGCTATGAATTACTCTGCCGTATGTCTGGCCGTCCAGTGCGTAAACTGGTTTAA
- a CDS encoding BLUF domain-containing protein, with product MHQFCYASQSTSEKAVLLEDLANILAEARDFNYRHGLTGVLYFADGYFFQCLEGTLEHLELLYEKLCKDPRHDNIKRFALRPVDEIYFAGWSMKYISRRDVIRDFCISMGFNSFTPHAFEQQHVDALLEQLRSQDEEAA from the coding sequence ATGCACCAATTTTGTTATGCCAGTCAGAGTACCTCTGAGAAGGCTGTTTTACTGGAAGATTTAGCCAATATTCTGGCTGAAGCACGTGACTTTAACTACCGTCATGGGCTAACTGGGGTTTTATATTTCGCAGATGGATATTTTTTTCAGTGTCTGGAAGGCACTTTAGAGCATCTGGAATTACTCTATGAAAAGCTATGTAAAGATCCACGTCATGACAATATCAAACGTTTTGCCTTACGACCGGTAGACGAGATTTATTTTGCTGGCTGGTCGATGAAATATATTTCCCGTCGTGATGTCATTCGGGACTTTTGTATCAGTATGGGCTTTAACAGCTTTACCCCTCATGCTTTTGAACAGCAGCATGTTGATGCGTTGTTAGAGCAGTTACGTTCGCAGGATGAAGAGGCGGCTTAA
- a CDS encoding proteasome-type protease, with protein MTYCCALRLEEGMVFISDTRTNAGVDHISVFRKLYTFGIDGERVIVIQTSGNLATTQAVVGNIKNQLELGEAPNILSVRTMFEVAELVGRTLKEVIASVTTDPEEQSNYYCTLLVGGQIAGQDMQLYHIYPQGNFICATSDTPYFQIGESKYGKPILDRALSYDMPLDEALRCSLISFASTLRSNVSVGMPLDVLVYPKDSLKIPEGKRIQEEDEYFTTISKQWSDTLKKGLQALPKPTSDYFQ; from the coding sequence ATGACTTATTGTTGTGCGCTTCGTTTAGAAGAGGGGATGGTCTTCATCAGTGATACACGGACCAATGCAGGTGTAGACCATATATCAGTGTTCCGGAAGCTGTATACCTTTGGGATTGATGGCGAACGGGTCATTGTGATTCAGACTTCGGGGAATCTAGCAACGACGCAAGCCGTGGTTGGCAATATTAAAAATCAGCTGGAGTTGGGCGAAGCACCAAATATTCTGAGTGTGCGCACGATGTTTGAAGTGGCGGAACTTGTTGGCCGTACCCTGAAAGAGGTGATTGCCAGTGTCACCACTGATCCGGAAGAGCAGAGCAATTATTATTGCACTTTACTGGTGGGTGGGCAGATTGCAGGTCAAGATATGCAGCTCTATCACATTTACCCGCAAGGTAATTTTATCTGTGCTACCAGTGATACACCATATTTCCAGATCGGGGAAAGCAAATATGGCAAGCCAATTCTGGATCGAGCGCTCAGTTATGACATGCCGCTAGATGAAGCCTTGCGCTGTTCACTGATTTCTTTTGCATCGACACTGCGTTCTAATGTTTCAGTGGGGATGCCGCTGGATGTACTCGTTTATCCAAAAGATAGCCTGAAAATTCCAGAAGGTAAGCGCATTCAGGAAGAGGATGAGTATTTCACCACGATTTCCAAGCAATGGTCAGATACCTTGAAGAAGGGTTTACAGGCCCTGCCGAAACCGACGTCAGATTATTTCCAGTAA